One window from the genome of Drosophila willistoni isolate 14030-0811.24 unplaced genomic scaffold, UCI_dwil_1.1 Seg635, whole genome shotgun sequence encodes:
- the LOC124461765 gene encoding uncharacterized protein LOC124461765: MVVKSTLSPGHGHDPQNVSLHDSAVCCDGGAGPNELVDFPVGVGTAPITAAAAAAAHAGSMGSRESLLLANEAVAAAHHPSAGQGGSGGVAAGPGHHSGMLVHPSMHPAMHPSIHHHRHHGGSHAPPQYANQKTRMRTSFDPEMELPKLQKWFQENPHSSRQQIQNYVVQLNALESRRGRKPLDVNNVVYWFKNARAAQKRAEMRGNVTTTMSAMGHAAMNGYLSQHHGAQLGQNSSSSAGSQPSMIMGNLSGMSHDYLKSPMSLKSEDIDTMFQHSDDMDEEVPVSRLNTLQLPLSLTTHERNRNFPLMDGDEKHDDDEATAPIDVNGNVHEDERQQQQQQEKSNDEHKDDISKEHTEGGHNEQDHEQLPDDSALNHNNNENELTTPKNHPRMQPNALTGAGLNGSSISNEERRKRNRTFIDPVTEAPKLEQWFAMNTHPSHNLILKYTEDLNTMPYS, encoded by the coding sequence ATGGTGGTCAAATCAACTCTCTCCCCAGGCCACGGCCATGACCCCCAAAATGTTTCCCTTCATGACAGCGCCGTCTGCTGTGACGGTGGGGCAGGACCCAATGAATTGGTCGATTTTCCTGTGGGAGTGGGCACTGCACCAATAACTGCGGctgccgcagcagcagctcatGCCGGTTCCATGGGCAGCCGAGAGAGTTTGTTGCTGGCCAATGAGGCAGTGGCCGCTGCCCATCATCCCAGTGCTGGACAAGGTGGGTCTGGGGGTGTGGCTGCTGGTCCCGGTCATCATTCTGGCATGCTTGTACATCCATCTATGCATCCGGCCATGCATCCTTCGAtacatcatcatcgtcatcatggAGGTTCACATGCTCCGCCTCAGTATGCCAATCAGAAGACTCGCATGCGAACCAGTTTCGATCCGGAAATGGAGTTGCCCAAATTGCAGAAGTGGTTCCAAGAGAATCCCCATTCTTCACGCCAGCAGATTCAGAATTATGTGGTGCAATTGAATGCCTTGGAGTCGCGTCGAGGTCGCAAGCCTTTGGATGTCAATAATGTGGTCTACTGGTTTAAGAATGCTCGCGCAGCCCAGAAACGGGCCGAGATGAGGGGCAATGTGACCACCACAATGAGTGCCATGGGACACGCGGCCATGAATGGTTATCTGAGTCAGCATCATGGAGCCCAATTGGGGCAGAACTCCAGCTCGAGTGCTGGTAGCCAGCCCAGCATGATCATGGGCAATCTGTCGGGCATGTCGCATGATTATCTCAAGAGTCCCATGAGCTTGAAATCAGAAGATATTGATACCATGTTCCAGCATTCCGATGATATGGATGAGGAGGTGCCTGTGAGTCGGTTAAATACTTTACAATTGCCGCTCTCCCTGACCACCCACGAGAGGAATCGGAATTTCCCGCTCATGGATGGCGATGAGAAGCACGATGACGATGAGGCCACAGCACCCATCGATGTGAATGGCAATGTGCATGAGGACGAacgccaacagcaacagcagcaggagaaATCCAATGATGAGCACAAGGATGACATTTCCAAGGAGCATACGGAAGGTGGACATAACGAGCAGGATCATGAGCAATTACCCGATGATTCGGCTCTCAATCACAACAATAATGAGAATGAGTTGACCACCCCGAAAAACCACCCCCGTATGCAACCGAATGCTCTTACCGGGGCCGGGCTCAATGGCTCGAGCATCTCGAATGAGGAGCGACGCAAAAGGAATCGCACTTTTATTGATCCGGTCACCGAAGCGCCCAAATTGGAGCAATGGTTTGCCATGAACACGCATCCGTCGCACAATTTGATACTCAAATACACCGAGGACTTGAACACCATGCCCTACAGTTAA